The window CTGAATATCTGAAACTGGCTACAAGCtttttttcttatatatgaATACGGTGACAACCAAAATTTGAGCATCAGGCATGGTAACTTAGTTACAAGATTCTTGTTGATTTAGTAATATCACCGAGATCAAGGTCGATGATGCAAAAGAAAATAGCTTGATGTATCAAATCCGAGTTGCGAGTTTTCGCTTGGGTCTATAAATCATGCTACATTGATTGAGAACCAGTTATTGCTCTATAAATATTTTACAGCATGATTTAGTTAAAATAGAGGGTATAAAAAGTTCACTTATTTTCCTTGTCTGTCTTCTCTATGCTTTCTACCTCTGATGACAGTCTCTGCTCGTAGCTGAATTGAGTGATCAAACCCACTAAAATTCCTCCGAGAACAGCAACTTTTCTCCAATCAGCTGACGAAGAAATGAAAGATTCAGCAATAACCGCGGCAAGCACTGCCATCAAAGCAAGGTAAATATACTTTCTGGTTTTTGACCCAGCTTTAGCTTTGGTGATATCTTTAATCTTCTGTGTCTCTAGCTTAGCTTTGGCTTTATCAACACTTGGTTTTTGTTGACCTAGATTCTTAAAGAACATTCCTTCATTAAGATCTTTAACCATCTGATCCTCAAAGTCTGCTACTTTATTGTCAGTCGTCTCGATTTCAGTTCTGCTCAAGTCTACAGATTCTTCAAAAGCTTGCATCTGGCCTTCTATATTCTCCATTATCTGAAAGAAGACTCATATCAGTATCAAAATGGAAATACCAcattatatatgtataaatgtAACAAAAATGATAATCTTGTCGAACGGGTTAATCGTGTTGTTGTGTTGGAATTGAGATTATTTCAAAATGATTGCATTGACAGATAAGGAAAGGAGCAGACCCTGGCACTAGCTTCATCAAGATCTTTGAGTGCATCTTCTCCAATTTTATCAAACT is drawn from Euphorbia lathyris chromosome 9, ddEupLath1.1, whole genome shotgun sequence and contains these coding sequences:
- the LOC136206200 gene encoding uncharacterized protein, yielding MIALKAIHTSFTPTTHPLSQIRTRSTFHKTSLLCLSKPNDSDSGSGSDSDSSSSETKGDTQKQDLLARIAMLQTQKVRLTDYIDERSDFLTQFAEEATVEFDKIGEDALKDLDEASARIMENIEGQMQAFEESVDLSRTEIETTDNKVADFEDQMVKDLNEGMFFKNLGQQKPSVDKAKAKLETQKIKDITKAKAGSKTRKYIYLALMAVLAAVIAESFISSSADWRKVAVLGGILVGLITQFSYEQRLSSEVESIEKTDKENK